A section of the Mangifera indica cultivar Alphonso chromosome 12, CATAS_Mindica_2.1, whole genome shotgun sequence genome encodes:
- the LOC123192108 gene encoding MDIS1-interacting receptor like kinase 2-like gives MVRNFLCCFRKIVSPTENFDAKYCIGSGGFGSVYKAQLLPKVILAIKKSHSFHSNEINDQKEFLNEIRTLTEIRHRNIVKFFGFCIYSQHSFLVYEHLERGSLATFLGNEAPARELDWGKRLNILKDVVEALSYLHHGCSPPIVHRDISSKNVLLDSDYEAHVSDFGIAKFLEPDSSNWTQVASTYGYIAPELAYTMKVTEKCDVYSFGVLALEVIKGKHPGDVIPSLSSPFTWENILLNNVLYQRLPPPPPTSQDQLMVVIKLAIDCLDSNPNCRPTMNTVSHLFMQMYLTNYEYL, from the exons ATggttagaaatttcctttgctGCTTTAGGA aaattgtGAGTCCAACCGAGAATTTTGATGCCAAGTATTGCATCGGGAGTGGTGGATTTGGAAGTGTTTACAAAGCACAACTTCTACCAAAGGTTATTTTGGCAATAAAGAAATCTCACTCATTTCATTCTAATGAGATAAATGACCAAAAAGAGTTTTTGAATGAAATAAGAACATTAACAGAGATACGACATCGAAATATTGTGAAATTTTTCGGTTTTTGTATATATTCTCAACACTCTTTTTTGGTGTACGAGCATCTTGAAAGAGGTAGTTTGGCCACATTCTTGGGTAATGAAGCTCCAGCAAGAGAATTGGATTGGGGTAAAAgactaaatattttaaaagatgtGGTTGAAGCCTTGTCCTACCTACACCATGGTTGCTCCCCACCAATAGTCCATCGAGACATATCAAGCAAAAATGTGTTGTTGGATTCAGATTATGAAGCTCATGTTTCAGACTTTGGAATTGCCAAATTTCTCGAGCCAGACTCATCGAATTGGACACAAGTTGCAAGCACATATGGATATATTGCACCag AATTGGCTTACACGATGAAGGTAACTGAGAAATGTGATGTATATAGCTTTGGAGTGCtagcattagaagtgatcaagGGAAAACATCCAGGTGATGTCATTCCTTCTCTATCATCTCCTTTCACTTGGGAGAACATTTTGTTGAACAATGTTTTGTACCAACGCCTTCCACCTCCTCCGCCTACCAGTCAAGATCAACTGATGGTTGTCATAAAGCTAGCAATTGATTGTTTGGATTCCAATCCAAATTGTAGGCCGACCATGAACACGGTTTCTCATTTGTTTATGCAAATGTATTTgacaaattatgaatatttgtga